A single window of Streptomyces griseoviridis DNA harbors:
- a CDS encoding beta-ketoacyl-[acyl-carrier-protein] synthase family protein, translating into MSPTNRTVVVTGIGATTPLGGDVASTWEGLIAGRSGVKPLEQDWAADQAVRIAAPVAVDPSEVIPRPQARRLDRSAQFALIAAKEAWADAGFTAKAGDDPAVDPDRLGAVIASGIGGVTTLLDQYDVLKEKGVRRVSPHTVPMLMPNGPSANVGLAVGARAGVHTPVSACASGAEAIGYGIEMIRTGRADVVVAGGTEAAIHPLPIAAFGNMMAMSKNNDDPQGASRPYDVARDGFVLGEGSGVVVLESAEHAAKRGARVYAEAVGQGISADAHDIVQPEPEGRGISHALQNLMDRTDLDAAEIVHVNAHATSTPAGDVAELKALRKVFGDDVDHMAVSATKSMTGHLLGGAGGVETVATVLALYHRLAPPTINVENLDPEAEAAADVVRGEARKLPVDGRIAALNDSFGFGGHNVVLAFRTV; encoded by the coding sequence GTGAGCCCGACCAATCGCACCGTGGTCGTCACCGGTATCGGCGCAACCACACCGCTGGGTGGCGACGTAGCCTCTACCTGGGAGGGCCTGATCGCCGGACGTTCCGGTGTCAAGCCCCTCGAACAGGATTGGGCCGCCGACCAGGCGGTCCGTATCGCGGCGCCGGTCGCCGTGGACCCGTCCGAGGTCATCCCCCGGCCGCAGGCCCGCCGCCTCGACCGCTCGGCGCAGTTCGCGCTGATCGCGGCCAAGGAGGCGTGGGCCGACGCCGGCTTCACCGCCAAGGCGGGCGACGACCCGGCGGTCGACCCCGACCGTCTCGGCGCCGTCATCGCCTCCGGCATCGGCGGGGTGACGACCCTCCTCGACCAGTACGACGTGCTGAAGGAGAAGGGCGTCAGGCGGGTCTCCCCGCACACCGTGCCGATGCTCATGCCGAACGGTCCTTCGGCCAACGTCGGTCTCGCCGTGGGCGCCCGCGCGGGCGTGCACACCCCGGTGTCGGCGTGCGCGTCGGGCGCGGAGGCCATCGGCTACGGCATCGAGATGATCCGCACCGGCCGTGCGGACGTCGTCGTCGCGGGCGGCACGGAGGCGGCGATCCACCCGCTGCCGATCGCCGCGTTCGGCAACATGATGGCGATGTCCAAGAACAACGACGACCCGCAGGGCGCCTCGCGTCCCTACGACGTGGCCCGTGACGGGTTCGTCCTCGGCGAGGGCTCGGGCGTGGTCGTCCTGGAGTCCGCCGAGCACGCCGCCAAGCGTGGCGCCCGGGTGTACGCGGAGGCGGTCGGCCAGGGCATCTCGGCCGACGCGCACGACATCGTGCAGCCGGAGCCCGAGGGGCGCGGCATCTCGCACGCCCTGCAGAACCTGATGGACCGCACCGACCTGGACGCGGCGGAGATCGTGCACGTCAACGCGCACGCGACGTCGACGCCCGCGGGGGACGTGGCGGAGCTGAAGGCGCTGCGGAAGGTGTTCGGCGACGACGTCGACCACATGGCCGTGTCGGCGACGAAGTCGATGACGGGTCATCTGCTCGGCGGGGCCGGGGGTGTCGAGACCGTCGCGACGGTGCTCGCGCTGTACCACCGGCTGGCGCCGCCGACCATCAACGTCGAGAACCTCGACCCGGAGGCGGAGGCCGCGGCCGACGTCGTGCGGGGGGAGGCGCGGAAGCTGCCCGTCGACGGGCGGATCGCCGCGCTGAACGACTCGTTCGGGTTCGGCGGACACAACGTGGTGCTGGCGTTCCGTACGGTCTGA
- a CDS encoding DUF3145 domain-containing protein, producing MTTRGVLYVHSAPRALCPHVEWAIAGVLGTRVNLDWIRQPAAPGTWRSEFSWKGQVGTASKLASALRGWHLLRFEVTAEPCANAEGERYSCTPDLGIFHAVTGIHGDILIPEDRLRAALGRSQRDETDLAAEIAKLLGKPWDDELEPFRYAGEGAPVRWLHQVV from the coding sequence GTGACGACACGTGGAGTCCTGTACGTGCACTCCGCGCCGCGCGCGCTGTGCCCGCATGTCGAATGGGCCATCGCCGGCGTCCTCGGCACGCGCGTCAACCTCGACTGGATCAGGCAGCCCGCCGCGCCCGGCACCTGGCGCTCGGAGTTCTCCTGGAAGGGCCAGGTCGGCACGGCGTCCAAGCTCGCCTCGGCGCTGCGCGGCTGGCACCTGCTGCGCTTCGAGGTCACCGCCGAGCCCTGCGCCAACGCCGAGGGCGAGCGCTACAGCTGCACCCCCGACCTCGGCATCTTCCACGCCGTCACCGGCATCCACGGCGACATCCTCATCCCCGAGGACCGGCTGCGCGCCGCCCTGGGGCGCTCCCAGCGCGACGAGACGGACCTGGCGGCGGAGATCGCCAAACTCCTCGGCAAGCCCTGGGACGACGAACTGGAGCCCTTCCGCTACGCGGGAGAGGGCGCCCCGGTCCGCTGGCTCCACCAGGTCGTCTAG
- a CDS encoding SGNH/GDSL hydrolase family protein has product MRKRGLRSRTVLAAVAAAVLGAAGCDASGGSGGARARGGEPSPVPVWDVSPNSVVAVGDSITRGFDACTVLSDCPEVSWATGDSAEVDSLAVRLLGRTRAAGHSWNYAETGARVADLPAQLAAAEAKRPQLVTVMIGANDACRSSTSAMTSVAAFRADFTAALAGLREALPKTQVYVSSVPDLKRLWSQGRTNALGKQVWKLGICPSMLADADAVDAAATRRRETVRERVEAYNEVLAQVCAKDRRCRFDGGAVYAYRFGTDALSPWDWFHPSVSGQARLAEIAYRIVTAEKQ; this is encoded by the coding sequence ATGCGGAAGCGTGGCCTGCGCTCACGGACCGTTCTCGCCGCCGTCGCGGCGGCCGTCCTGGGTGCCGCGGGCTGTGACGCCTCCGGCGGTTCGGGGGGCGCTCGGGCGCGGGGCGGTGAGCCGTCGCCGGTCCCGGTGTGGGACGTCAGCCCGAACTCGGTGGTGGCCGTCGGGGACTCGATCACCCGTGGGTTCGACGCGTGCACGGTCCTGTCGGACTGCCCGGAGGTGTCGTGGGCGACGGGCGACAGCGCGGAGGTGGACAGTCTCGCGGTGCGGCTGCTGGGCCGGACGCGGGCGGCCGGGCACAGCTGGAACTACGCGGAGACGGGCGCGCGGGTGGCGGACCTGCCGGCGCAGCTCGCGGCGGCGGAGGCGAAGCGGCCGCAGTTGGTGACGGTGATGATCGGGGCGAACGACGCGTGCCGCTCGTCGACGTCGGCGATGACGTCGGTGGCCGCGTTCCGGGCGGACTTCACGGCCGCGCTCGCGGGCCTGCGCGAGGCGCTGCCGAAGACGCAGGTGTACGTGTCGAGCGTGCCCGACCTGAAGCGGCTGTGGTCGCAGGGGCGGACCAACGCGCTGGGCAAGCAGGTGTGGAAGCTGGGCATCTGCCCGTCGATGCTGGCCGACGCGGACGCCGTCGACGCGGCGGCCACGCGGCGCAGGGAGACCGTGCGGGAGCGGGTGGAGGCGTACAACGAGGTGCTGGCCCAGGTGTGCGCGAAGGACCGGCGGTGCCGGTTCGACGGGGGCGCGGTGTACGCCTACCGGTTCGGCACCGACGCGCTCAGCCCGTGGGACTGGTTCCACCCGAGTGTGAGCGGGCAGGCGCGGCTGGCCGAGATCGCTTACCGGATCGTCACGGCCGAGAAGCAGTGA
- a CDS encoding aldose epimerase family protein, whose protein sequence is MNELFGTLSDGTPVHRWTLERAGVRVRVLSYGGIVQSVEVPDRHGTVGNVVLGFADLDGYLRHPEPYLGALVGRYANRIAGGRFPLDGATYALARNNEPNSLHGGERGFDKRVWEVARDGRHGLRLSRVSPHGEEGFPGRLEVSATYALDAAGALHLTYEAVTDAPTVVNLTNHSYFDLGGTGEPGGHELRLAASRYTPVDADLIPTGALAEVAGTRFDFREPRKVGGGYDHNFALDGGVGAEARTVAELYDPASGRLLTVATTEPGLQLYTGDHLAAPLAPGAGIALETQHFPDSPNRPEFPGTVLRPGEVYRSETVYGFGTR, encoded by the coding sequence ATGAATGAACTTTTCGGCACACTTTCCGACGGCACGCCGGTGCACCGCTGGACCCTCGAACGGGCCGGCGTCCGGGTGCGGGTCCTGTCGTACGGCGGGATCGTGCAGTCGGTCGAGGTCCCCGACCGGCACGGGACCGTCGGGAACGTGGTGCTGGGGTTCGCCGACCTGGACGGCTACCTCCGTCATCCGGAGCCGTATCTGGGCGCGTTGGTGGGCCGGTACGCGAACCGGATCGCGGGCGGCCGGTTCCCGCTGGACGGGGCGACGTACGCGCTGGCGCGCAACAACGAGCCGAACTCGCTGCACGGCGGGGAGCGCGGCTTCGACAAGCGGGTCTGGGAGGTGGCGCGGGACGGGCGGCACGGGCTGCGGCTCTCCCGGGTCAGCCCGCACGGCGAGGAGGGCTTCCCCGGCCGCCTGGAGGTCTCGGCGACGTACGCGCTGGACGCGGCGGGGGCGCTGCACCTTACGTACGAGGCGGTGACGGACGCGCCGACGGTGGTGAACCTGACGAACCACAGCTACTTCGACCTCGGCGGCACGGGCGAGCCGGGCGGTCACGAACTGCGGCTCGCCGCCTCCCGGTACACGCCGGTCGACGCCGACCTGATCCCGACCGGCGCCCTGGCCGAGGTGGCGGGCACCCGTTTCGACTTCCGTGAGCCGCGCAAGGTGGGCGGCGGCTACGACCACAACTTCGCGCTGGACGGCGGGGTGGGCGCCGAGGCCCGTACGGTGGCGGAGCTGTACGACCCGGCGTCCGGGCGGCTGCTGACGGTGGCGACGACCGAGCCCGGCCTCCAGCTGTACACCGGCGACCATCTGGCCGCGCCGCTGGCGCCCGGCGCCGGGATCGCGCTGGAGACCCAGCACTTCCCCGACTCCCCGAACCGGCCCGAGTTCCCCGGCACGGTGCTGCGTCCCGGCGAGGTGTACCGCTCGGAGACGGTGTACGGGTTCGGGACGCGCTGA